In Bacillus sp. Marseille-Q1617, a genomic segment contains:
- a CDS encoding N-acetylmuramoyl-L-alanine amidase: MPKIVLDPGHGGNDPGATGHGLQEKQLTLTITTKVQTLLEEQYIVDAILTRDSDVYIGLSERAQFANGLGADYFVSFHHNAGGGTGFESYIYPGTSGTETGRRQDVLHAEIMKFYSGYGLRDRGQKEANFAVLRETAMPAILLENLFIDHAGDASYLKDPAFIQGLSQSIASGIAKAVNLQP, from the coding sequence ATGCCAAAGATCGTACTAGATCCAGGACATGGCGGGAATGACCCGGGAGCGACGGGACACGGCCTGCAAGAAAAGCAGCTGACCTTGACCATTACAACTAAGGTCCAGACCCTTTTGGAAGAACAATATATCGTTGACGCCATCTTAACGAGAGATTCAGATGTCTATATAGGATTATCAGAACGGGCCCAGTTTGCCAACGGGCTTGGTGCAGACTACTTCGTCTCCTTCCATCACAATGCAGGAGGCGGGACAGGGTTTGAAAGCTACATCTATCCCGGCACCTCCGGGACAGAAACGGGAAGACGACAGGACGTCCTCCACGCTGAAATCATGAAATTCTATTCAGGCTACGGCCTTCGTGACAGAGGACAGAAAGAAGCAAACTTTGCTGTCCTGAGGGAGACCGCGATGCCAGCGATTTTACTTGAAAACCTATTCATCGACCATGCAGGCGATGCTTCCTATTTAAAAGATCCTGCATTTATTCAAGGTTTGTCCCAGTCCATTGCCTCAGGGATTGCAAAAGC
- a CDS encoding D-Ala-D-Ala carboxypeptidase family metallohydrolase: MNWTRTMRNGDSGSDVKELQIRVAGWASDSASQTKVTIDGDFGPGTEAAVKRFQRAYGLSVDGIAGPQTHTQLNALESSDGSTAHFNFSEFHSKDGSGFSGGKVGSTQVKENVRRLMYKLEALRKKLGNVPITINSGFRSINHNSNVGGASNSMHTYGVAADTDPSGKTPSQTAEAAKTCGFSGIITYNTFVHVDSRIEYPYGSQFWYWA, translated from the coding sequence ATGAACTGGACTAGAACAATGAGAAATGGTGACTCCGGCAGTGATGTAAAGGAACTTCAAATCCGCGTTGCAGGGTGGGCTTCTGATTCTGCTTCACAGACCAAGGTAACAATCGATGGAGACTTCGGACCGGGAACGGAAGCCGCCGTGAAGCGATTCCAGCGCGCATACGGGCTTTCGGTTGATGGCATTGCCGGCCCGCAGACTCACACTCAGCTGAATGCCCTTGAAAGCAGCGACGGCTCTACCGCCCATTTCAATTTCAGTGAATTCCACTCAAAAGACGGCAGCGGTTTTTCGGGCGGGAAAGTCGGTTCAACCCAGGTAAAAGAAAACGTCCGCCGCTTGATGTACAAACTTGAAGCTCTCCGTAAGAAGCTTGGCAATGTTCCAATCACCATCAATTCCGGCTTCCGCAGCATCAATCACAACAGCAATGTAGGCGGTGCTTCGAACAGCATGCACACATATGGAGTGGCGGCAGACACCGACCCTTCAGGCAAAACACCTTCCCAAACAGCCGAAGCCGCAAAGACATGCGGATTCAGCGGCATCATCACATACAATACATTTGTCCATGTCGACAGCCGAATCGAGTATCCATACGGCTCGCAATTCTGGTATTGGGCATAG
- a CDS encoding sigma-70 family RNA polymerase sigma factor: protein MDSLKERFYRIYPDLRGNKAVESFMTRPEHQELLKEFLSSPSASAEGCLNEAFKAHYFGIRFTSYVSSSLYFHSVNFDKKIRLHRGRQLLTLDQPLGGEEDGTFKDMIADTEEHLTLPVQSLEDAISDETLLHAYRKLTDRQRRILDLAYVEELSDTDISKILRVSQQAVSKSHKKALAKLKEELEKGEQE, encoded by the coding sequence ATGGACTCATTGAAAGAGAGATTTTACCGTATCTATCCGGATTTAAGAGGAAATAAAGCAGTGGAATCGTTTATGACCCGGCCCGAACACCAGGAACTTTTGAAAGAATTTTTATCGTCGCCAAGCGCATCGGCGGAGGGTTGCCTGAATGAAGCTTTCAAGGCTCATTATTTCGGAATCAGATTCACTTCCTATGTCAGTTCATCCTTATATTTTCATAGTGTCAATTTTGATAAAAAAATCCGCCTTCACCGCGGCAGGCAGCTGCTGACCCTTGATCAGCCGCTCGGCGGGGAGGAAGACGGGACGTTTAAAGACATGATTGCAGACACTGAAGAGCACCTCACCTTGCCCGTACAAAGCCTGGAAGATGCCATCAGTGATGAAACACTGCTGCATGCCTACAGAAAACTCACCGACAGACAACGGAGGATTCTTGACCTTGCATACGTAGAAGAGTTAAGCGATACGGATATTTCTAAAATTCTGCGTGTTTCCCAGCAGGCGGTCTCTAAATCCCACAAAAAAGCCCTGGCCAAATTAAAAGAAGAATTAGAGAAAGGAGAACAAGAATGA
- a CDS encoding SDR family NAD(P)-dependent oxidoreductase, producing MMNFPFHDKTLDGQHILITGATGGIGYAAAKAAVSAGARVTITGRNEEKLSEVRQACGEDKVFAVKADLTKPQARDQLVEFAANEFGPITGLVNSAGVGGGDIVESLSEDDLRGTMELNYFSLVELTQSIYKSMKENGKGAIVNISSLSGLRGTHGNSAYSASKFAVVGFTQAFALEAIEQGVRVNAVCPGYVDTEMGRNAIKSKGERHGRSYEEQLELAKESIPSGRLTSPEEVANTIVYLLSDAAGNIVGESVKISGGSVMR from the coding sequence ATGATGAACTTTCCATTTCATGATAAAACTCTGGACGGACAGCATATTTTAATTACCGGGGCGACCGGAGGAATCGGTTATGCCGCGGCGAAAGCAGCCGTTTCAGCCGGTGCCCGCGTGACGATAACGGGCAGGAATGAGGAAAAATTGAGTGAGGTTAGGCAGGCTTGCGGCGAGGATAAGGTATTCGCGGTGAAGGCGGATTTGACCAAGCCCCAGGCGCGGGACCAGCTCGTTGAGTTTGCCGCGAACGAATTCGGCCCGATCACCGGGCTCGTCAACTCGGCCGGGGTCGGCGGCGGGGACATCGTTGAAAGCCTGTCTGAAGATGATCTGCGCGGCACGATGGAACTCAATTATTTTTCACTGGTCGAGCTTACACAGTCCATCTATAAAAGCATGAAAGAGAACGGCAAAGGGGCGATCGTCAATATTTCTTCCCTCTCTGGACTCCGGGGAACGCACGGAAACTCGGCGTACAGCGCATCCAAGTTTGCGGTTGTCGGCTTCACACAGGCATTCGCCCTCGAAGCCATCGAACAGGGCGTACGTGTTAATGCGGTCTGCCCGGGCTATGTGGATACCGAAATGGGCCGGAACGCCATCAAGTCCAAGGGCGAGCGCCACGGCCGCAGCTACGAGGAGCAGCTGGAGCTTGCCAAAGAGAGTATCCCGTCCGGCAGGCTGACTTCTCCTGAAGAAGTGGCGAACACGATTGTCTATCTGTTGAGTGATGCCGCCGGAAACATTGTTGGTGAATCGGTCAAGATCTCGGGCGGCAGCGTGATGCGCTGA
- a CDS encoding TetR/AcrR family transcriptional regulator, with protein MSEEKDVFKQLFEQEEPFTEKQKKIVEAAIEMFAEKGYASTSTSQIAKKAGVAEGTIFRHYKTKKDLLLSIVSPTMAKLIAPFVIRDINKVLDAKYERYEDFLKAMILNRQEFLKDNMTVFKILIQEIPFHSELKEQFKEHIAQKIFDKFTALVDHYKEKGQIIDLPSPAVVRFSATSIFGLLLVRYVFLPEEEWDDEKEIEMTVQMIMNGVGKG; from the coding sequence ATGTCTGAAGAAAAAGATGTTTTCAAACAATTATTCGAACAGGAAGAACCGTTTACGGAGAAGCAAAAGAAGATCGTGGAAGCCGCAATCGAGATGTTTGCAGAGAAGGGCTATGCCTCTACGTCGACAAGCCAGATCGCCAAGAAAGCAGGTGTCGCCGAAGGCACCATTTTCCGCCATTATAAAACAAAGAAGGACCTGCTTCTTTCGATTGTTTCACCAACCATGGCCAAATTGATCGCGCCCTTCGTGATCCGCGATATCAACAAGGTATTGGACGCCAAATACGAACGCTACGAAGATTTCCTGAAGGCGATGATCCTGAACCGCCAGGAGTTCCTGAAGGATAATATGACCGTCTTCAAGATCCTGATCCAGGAAATTCCTTTCCATTCAGAACTGAAGGAGCAATTCAAGGAGCACATTGCTCAGAAAATCTTCGATAAATTCACCGCCCTCGTCGATCACTACAAAGAAAAAGGCCAGATCATCGACCTGCCTTCGCCTGCAGTGGTGCGCTTCTCGGCGACAAGCATCTTCGGCCTTCTGCTCGTCCGCTATGTGTTCCTGCCTGAGGAAGAGTGGGATGACGAGAAAGAAATCGAGATGACGGTGCAGATGATTATGAACGGTGTCGGGAAAGGGTAA